In Candidatus Hydrothermales bacterium, the genomic window ACAGGATAAACTCAAGGTTCATTTTTCTTACTTTGTAAATTTTTTCACTATCTGTAGTTATCTCCATTCCGTCTTTTATTTCAGTTATGCAGGCTCTCTGAAGATTTTTAAATTCCTTTATCTCAACAACACATATTCCACAACTTCCCTCTTCTGAAACTTCCTTTAAAAAACATAAGGTTGGAATATATATACCTATTTTTTTACAGGCCTCTACTATTTTTAAACCTTGAGGGAAAGAATATTCTTTGCCATTTATTTTTACGTTTATATATTTTTCATTCATGTTTATGAAACTCCCATTCTTCTTTAAACTCTTTAGCAATGCTTTTGATTATTCTTAAGGAAGTCTGACCAAGGGGGCAAAATGAGGAAAGTTCCATAGTTTCAGCTATTTCAAATAATAGATTAATATCTTCCTTTTCCCCCTTTATTATATTCTTTATGATTTTGGATGCTTCATAAGTTCCAATTGAACAAGGAATACACTTGCCACAACTTTCATCCATAAAAAACTCAATTATATTTTCTGAGATACAAACTGAACACCTTTTATCGCTTATTGCAATTATTGCCCCTGAACCAAAGGAGAGATTGGCTTTTGATAAAGACTCATAATCCATTTTTATATTAAGATGGGATGGTAATAAAAGATTTCCAGAAAGCCCACCAAGAATTAAAAATTTTAAATTTCCGTCTTTTATACCGCCTCCGATTTCTTTTATTACGTACTCAAGGGAAGTTCCAAAGGGAATTTCACAAACTCCCTTAAAGTTCAGGTCTCCTGAAAGGCTCAACAATATAGTGCCGTGAGTTTTGTAAAAATCTGCACCTTTTGAAATAATAATAGGTATATTTGCAAAGGTTTCAACGTTATTTATAAGAGTCGGTTTTCCAAATAGTCCTTTTTCTGAGGGATAGGGAGGCTTTTTTCTTGGCTCACCCCTTTTGCCCTCTATTGACTCCATTAAGGCGGTCTCCTCTCCACATATATAGCCTCCTCCACCCTTTATAATCTCAATATCAAAAGAAAAGTTGCTTCCATAGATATTTTTACCAAGAAATCCATTTTCTTTAGCTTCTTCTATTGCGTTTTTTAATATTTTTAGGCCACTTCCATATTCCCCTCTAATATAAACAAATCCCTTTTCTGCATCAACTACGTATCCTGCAATTATCATCCCTTCAATAACTGAGTGGGGGTCATTTTCAATTAAGACCCTATCCTTAAATGTTCCGGGTTCTCCTTCATCAGCGTTACATATTACAAATTTAGGTTTTTCTTTTTCTTCTTTAACAAGCTCCCATTTTAATCCTGTTTTGAATCCTGCACCTCCTCTTCCTCTTAAGTCTGCTTTCTTTATCTCTTCTATTATGGCGTCTCTTTCTTTTCTTAAAGCCATTTCAAGTGCTTTATAGCCGTCTCTTTTTAGATAGTCTTTAATACTTAGGGAATCTATTTCATAGACGTTTCTTAAGAGAAGTTTTTCATAAGGTGCTGAAATTGGAATCTTAAGGGGTGAGGGCTCTTTTTCCTTGAATTCTTTAATTAAATAAGGTATTTTTTCGCAGGTTACTTTAGGTATAAGAACGTCGTTTATCATAATAACGGGGGAAAGAGCGCAGGCGCCTAAGCAACTTGTGTATTCAAGTGTAAATTCACCATCAGGTGTTGTTTCTCCAATTTCAATTTTAAGTAACTCCTTTAATTTTGAAATTATTTTATCTTTTCCTTCTAAATGACAGGAAAGACTCTTACATACTCTTATAATATTTTTTCCCTTCGGTTTAGTATGAAATAAACTGTAAAAAGATAAAAATTCATAGAGGTTTGCTAATTTTTCCTTTCTTTCTTTTGCTATAACCTCTGCCTTTTCCTTTCCCACATAGCCCCTTTCTTCATGAATTCTATTTATTAGAAATTTATTATCAGCCATGAGATTAA contains:
- a CDS encoding NAD(P)H-dependent oxidoreductase subunit E — its product is MADNKFLINRIHEERGYVGKEKAEVIAKERKEKLANLYEFLSFYSLFHTKPKGKNIIRVCKSLSCHLEGKDKIISKLKELLKIEIGETTPDGEFTLEYTSCLGACALSPVIMINDVLIPKVTCEKIPYLIKEFKEKEPSPLKIPISAPYEKLLLRNVYEIDSLSIKDYLKRDGYKALEMALRKERDAIIEEIKKADLRGRGGAGFKTGLKWELVKEEKEKPKFVICNADEGEPGTFKDRVLIENDPHSVIEGMIIAGYVVDAEKGFVYIRGEYGSGLKILKNAIEEAKENGFLGKNIYGSNFSFDIEIIKGGGGYICGEETALMESIEGKRGEPRKKPPYPSEKGLFGKPTLINNVETFANIPIIISKGADFYKTHGTILLSLSGDLNFKGVCEIPFGTSLEYVIKEIGGGIKDGNLKFLILGGLSGNLLLPSHLNIKMDYESLSKANLSFGSGAIIAISDKRCSVCISENIIEFFMDESCGKCIPCSIGTYEASKIIKNIIKGEKEDINLLFEIAETMELSSFCPLGQTSLRIIKSIAKEFKEEWEFHKHE